A window of the Gossypium hirsutum isolate 1008001.06 chromosome A05, Gossypium_hirsutum_v2.1, whole genome shotgun sequence genome harbors these coding sequences:
- the LOC107957865 gene encoding xylulose kinase 2, translating into MGDLSLPNDALFLGFDSSTQSLKATVLDSNLVIVASEMIHFDSDLPHYKTKDGVYRDANVNGRIVSPTIMWVEALDLIFQRLSKSNLDFGKIAAVSGSGQQHGSVYWNKGSSALLSSLDPKKPLVDQLRDAFSVKESPIWMDCSTTAQCREIEKAVGGALELSKITGSRAHERYTGPQIRKIFETQQETYENTERISLVSSFMACLFLGAYACIDTTDGAGMNLMDIKQRAWSKAALEATAPGLEEKLGKLAPAHAVAGSIASYFVERYKFNKNCLVVQWSGDNPNSLAGLTLNTPGDLAISLGTSDTVFGITKDPQPGLEGHVFPNPVDIEGYMVMLVYKNGSLTREDVRNCYAEKSWDVFNKFLEQTPPLNGGKIGFYYKDHEILPPMPVGFHRYILQNFNGETLDGLNLQEVQEFDPPSEVRALIEGQFLSMRAHAERFGMPSPPKRIIATGGASANKSILSSIASIFGCDIYTVQRPDSASLGAALRAAHGWLCNKRGSFVPISCMYKDLDKTSLSCKLSMAAEDQKLVSKYALLMKKRMELENHLVKKLGRY; encoded by the exons atGGGGGATTTATCTCTTCCTAATGACGCCCTCTTCCTTGGATTTGATAGTTCTACTCA GTCGTTGAAGGCAACTGTTTTGGACTCCAATCTCGTTATTGTTGCTTCAGAGATGATCCACTTTGACTCTGATTTGCCTCATTATAAGACCAAGGATGGTGTTTACAGAGACGCTAATGTTAATGGCAGAATTGTTTCACCCACCATAATGTGGGTGGAGGCTTTGGATCTTATTTTTCAAAGGCTTTCTAAATCAAATTTGGATTTTGGGAAGATTGCTGCCGTTTCTGGTAGTGGACAGCAACATGGCAGTGTTTATTGGAACAAAGGTAGTTCTGCATTGTTATCATCATTGGACCCCAAGAAGCCATTAGTTGATCAGCTCCGCGATGCCTTTTCTGTTAAGGAATCACCGATATGGATGGACTGCAGCACAACTGCTCAGTGTAGAGAAATAGAGAAAGCTGTCGGTGGTGCATTGGAGTTGTCTAAAATTACTGGTTCTCGTGCTCATGAGAGATATACAGGACCACAAATTCGGAAGATATTTGAGACACAACAAGAAACTTATGAGAACACTGAGAGGATCTCTCTTGTTAGCTCTTTCATGGCTTGTCTATTCTTAGGGGCTTATGCTTGTATTGATACAACTGATGGTGCAGGGATGAACTTGATGGATATAAAGCAAAGGGCTTGGTCTAAAGCTGCATTGGAG GCTACAGCTCCAGGTTTGGAGGAAAAGCTTGGAAAGCTAGCTCCTGCACATGCTGTTGCTGGTTCTATAGCATCCTATTTTGTGGAGAG GTATAAGTTCAATAAGAATTGCTTGGTGGTTCAGTGGTCTGGAGACAATCCTAACAGTTTAGCAG GTTTAACTCTAAACACCCCTGGGGATCTAGCAATCAGTTTGGGCACCAGTGACACT GTCTTTGGAATCACCAAGGATCCTCAACCTGGTTTAGAAGGGCATGTTTTCCCGAATCCTGTTGATATAGAAGGCTACATGGTAATGTTGGTCTACAAAAATGGGTCTTTGACACGTGAAG ATGTACGTAATTGCTATGCTGAGAAATCTTGGGATGTTTTTAACAAATTTCTCGAGCAAACTCCTCCACTAAATG GTGGGAAGATTGGTTTCTATTACAAGGACCATGAGATTCTTCCTCCAATGCCTG TTGGCTTCCACCGCTACATTCTTCAAAATTTCAATGGTGAAACTCTGGATGGCTTGAATTTACAAGAAGTCCAAGAATTTGATCCTCCTTCCGAG GTTCGCGCCTTGATTGAGGGCCAATTTCTGTCGATGCGTGCTCATGCAGAAAGGTTCGGAATGCCTTCTCCTCCAAAACGAATCATTGCTACTGGTGGGGCGTCAGCAAATAAAAGCATTCTCAGCTCAATTGCATCAATCTTTGGCTGTGATATATATACGGTTCAAAGACCTG ATTCAGCATCTCTGGGAGCTGCATTGAGGGCTGCTCATGGTTGGTTGTGCAACAAAAGGGGCAGTTTTGTGCCGATATCTTGTATGTACAAGGATTTAGACAAGACATCCCTGAGCTGCAAACTCTCGATGGCTGCTGAAGACCAGAAACTGGTTTCCAAGTATGCTTTATTGATGAAGAAGAGAATGGAACTAGAGAATCACCTTGTCAAAAAGTTGGGACGGTACTAG
- the LOC107957866 gene encoding LOW QUALITY PROTEIN: tubulin alpha-4 chain (The sequence of the model RefSeq protein was modified relative to this genomic sequence to represent the inferred CDS: inserted 2 bases in 2 codons) — MRECISVHIGQAGIQVGNACWELYCLEHGIQPDGQMPSDKTVGGGDDAFNTXFSETGAGKHVPRAIFVDLEPTVIDEVRTGTYRQLFHPEQLISGKEDAANNFARGHYTIGKEIVDLCLDRIRKLADNCTGLQGFLVFNAVGGGTGSGLGSLLLERLSVDYGKKSKLGFTVYPSPQVSTSVVEPYNSVLSTHSLLEHTDVAVLLDNEAIYDICRRSLDIERPTYTNLNRLVSQVISSLTASLRFDGALNVDVTEFQTNLVPYPRIHFMLSSYAPVISAEKAYHEQLSVAEITNSAFEPSSMMAKCDPRHGKYMACCLMYRGDVVPKDVNAAVATIKTKRTIQFVDWCPTGFKCGINYQPPTVVPGXDLAKVQRAVCMISNSTSVAEVFSRIDHKFDLMYAKRAFVHWYVGEGMEEGEFSEAREDLAALEKDYEEVGAESGEGDEGDEEEY, encoded by the exons atgagagagtGCATTTCAGTTCACATTGGTCAGGCCGGTATTCAGGTCGGAAATGCTTGCTGGGAACTTTACTGTCTCGAGCATGGCATTCAG cctGATGGCCAAATGCCAAGTGATAAGACTGTTGGTGGAGGAGACGATGCTTTCAACA TTTTCAGCGAAACTGGTGCCGGGAAGCACGTCCCTCGCGCCATCTTTGTTGATCTGGAGCCTACTGTTATCGATGAAGTGAGGACTGGTACGTACCGCCAGTTGTTCCACCCTGAGCAACTCATCAGTGGCAAAGAAGATGCTGCCAACAATTTCGCTCGTGGCCATTATACAATTGGCAAAGAGATTGTTGATCTCTGCTTGGATCGTATCCGAAAACTTGCTGATAACTGTACTGGGCTCCAAGGCTTCTTGGTTTTCAATGCTGTTGGTGGTGGTACTGGTTCTGGTCTTGGATCTCTTCTCTTGGAGCGTCTCTCTGTTGACTATGGAAAGAAGTCGAAGCTTGGTTTCACTGTCTATCCTTCACCTCAGGTTTCTACATCAGTTGTAGAGCCTTACAACAGTGTGCTGTCCACTCATTCGCTCCTTGAGCACACTGATGTCGCTGTTCTTCTGGATAACGAAGCAATATATGACATCTGCAGGCGTTCTTTGGACATTGAACGACCCACTTATACCAATCTTAACCGCCTTGTCTCTCAG GTTATCTCATCTCTTACCGCATCTTTGAGGTTTGATGGAGCCCTGAATGTGGATGTGACTGAGTTCCAGACTAACCTGGTCCCATATCCCAGGATCCACTTTATGCTTTCTTCTTATGCCCCTGTCATTTCAGCTGAGAAGGCTTACCATGAGCAGCTATCGGTGGCTGAGATAACCAACAGTGCTTTTGAACCCTCTTCAATGATGGCCAAATGTGACCCACGACACGGGAAGTACATGGCTTGCTGCCTTATGTACCGAGGAGATGTTGTGCCCAAAGATGTGAATGCGGCTGTGGCCACCATTAAGACCAAACGCACAATCCAATTTGTGGATTGGTGCCCTACTGGATTCAAGTGCGGTATCAACTACCAGCCACCAACTGTTGTTCCAG GGGACCTTGCCAAGGTTCAGAGAGCTGTCTGCATGATCTCCAACTCAACCAGCGTTGCGGAAGTGTTTTCCCGCATTGATCATAAATTTGATCTCATGTATGCCAAGCGTGCATTTGTGCACTGGTATGTTGGTGAGGGCATGGAGGAAGGAGAGTTTTCTGAGGCACGTGAAGATCTCGCTGCACTGGAAAAAGATTATGAAGAAGTTGGCGCTGAGTCTGGTGAAGGAGACGAAGGGGATGAGGAGGAGTATTGA